A stretch of Eleutherodactylus coqui strain aEleCoq1 chromosome 2, aEleCoq1.hap1, whole genome shotgun sequence DNA encodes these proteins:
- the TMED4 gene encoding transmembrane emp24 domain-containing protein 4: MSPLAPGCGSPRCRLVPLLVLLLHVGLSRGLYFHIGETEKRCFIEEIPDETMVIGNYKTQLWDKQAETFLPSTPGLGMHVEVKDPDGKVILSRQYGSEGRFTFTSHTPGEHQICLHSNSTRMSLFAGGKLRVHLDIQIGEHTNNYPEIAAKDKLTELQLRVRQLLDQVEQIQKEQNYQRYREERFRLTSESTNQRVLWWSIAQTLILILTGIWQMRHLKSFFEAKKLV, translated from the exons ATGTCTCCCCTCGCCCCGGGCTGCGGCTCCCCCAGATGCAGACTTGTCCCGCTGCTCGTGCTGCTGCTGCACGTCGGCCTGTCCCGGGGCCTCTACTTCCACATCGGGGAGACGGAGAAGCGATGCTTCATAGAGGAGATCCCGGATGAGACCATGGTGATAG GGAACTACAAGACTCAGCTGTGGGACAAGCAGGCGGAGACGTTCCTGCCATCTACTCCAGGGTTGGGCATGCATGTGGAGGTGAAAGACCCTGATGGCAAG GTCATCCTCTCCAGGCAGTACGGCTCCGAAGGCCGATTTACCTTTACATCGCACACCCCTGGAGAGCACCAGATCTGCCTGCACTCCAACTCTACTAGGATGTCTCTCTTTGCTGGAGGCAAACTG AGAGTTCATCTAGACATCCAGATTGGGGAGCACACCAACAATTACCCAGAGATTGCAGCAAAGGATAAGCTAACAGAATTACAGCTCCGAGTCAGACAGCTCTTGGATCAGGTGGAGCAAATCCAAAAGGAACAGAACTATCAGAGG TACCGCGAGGAGAGATTCCGACTAACCAGCGAGAGCACAAACCAGCGCGTCCTATGGTGGTCTATTGCCCAGACTCTCATCCTTATCCTCACCGGCATCTGGCAAATGAGACACCTCAAGAGCTTCTTCGAGGCCAAGAAACTAGTGTGA